GAAGGTTAAATTTACCCCACCTCCGGACTTGGGCAAGTTTGTCCCGAAGGGTAAATCTACCCCACCTCCGGACTTGGGCAAGTTTGACCCGAAGGTGAAATCTACCCCACCACCGGACTCGGGCAAGTTTGTCCCGAAGGGTAAATTTACCCCACCTCCAGACTTAAGCAAATTTGTCCCGAAGGGTAAATTTACCCTGACCCGAAGGGTAAATTTACCCCACCTCCGGACATGGGCAAGATTGTCCCGAAGGGTAAATCTACCCCACCTCCGGACTTGGGCAAGTTTGTCCCGAAGGGTTAATCTACCCCATATCCGGACTTGGGCAAGTTTGTCCCGAAGGGTTAATCTACCCTACCTCCGGACTTGGGCAAGTTTGTCCCGAAGGGTAAATCTACCCCACCTCCAGACTCGGGCAAGTTTATCCCGAATGGTAAATCTACCCCACCTCCAGACTCGGGCAAGTTTGTCCCGAAGGGTAAATTTACGCTGTCGCGAAGGGTAAATTTACCACAACTCCGGACTTGGGCAAGTTTATCCCGAAGGGTAAATCTACCCCGCCTCCGGACTTGGGGAAGTTTATCCCGAAGGGTAGATTTACCCCATCTCCGGACTCGGGCAAGTTTGTCCCGAAGGGTAAATTTACCCCACCTCCAGACTCGGACAAGTTTGTCCCAAAGGGTAAATTTACCCTATCTCCGGACTTGGGCAAGTTTGTCCCGAAGGGTAAATCTACCCCACCTCCAGACTCGGGCAAGTTTGTCCCGAATGGTAAATCTACCCCACCTCCAGACTCGGGCAAGTTTGTCCCGAATGGTAAATCTACCCCACCTCCAGACTCGGGCAAGTTTGTCCCGAAGGGTAAATTCACCCTGTCCCGAAGGGTTAATTTACCCCAACTCCGGACTTGGGCAAGTTTATCCCGAAGGGTAAATCTACCCCGCCTCCGGACTTGGGCAAGTTTATCCCGAAAGGTAAATTTACCCCATCTCCGGACTCGGGCAAGTTTGTCCCGAAGGTTTAATTTACCCCACCTCCAGACTCGGACAAGTTTGTCCCGAAGGGTAAATTTACCCTGACCCGAAGGGTAAATTTACCCCACCTCCGGACTTGGGCAAGTTTATCCCGAAGGGTAAATTTACACCATCTCCGGACTCGGGCAAGTTTGTCCCGAAGGTTAAATTTACCCCACCTCCGGACTTGGGCAAGTTTGTCCCGAAGGGTAAATCTACCCCACCTCCGGACTTGGGCAAGTTTATCCCGAAGGGTAAATCTACCCCACCTCCAGACTCGGGCAAGTTTGTCCCGAATGGTAAATCTACCCCACCTCCAGACTCAGGCAAGTTTGTCCCGAATGGTAAATCTACCCCACCTCCAGACTCGGGCAAGTTTGTCCCGAAGGGTAAATTTACGCTGTCGCGAAGGGTAAATTTACCCCAACTCCGGACTTGGGCAAGTCTATCCCAAAGGGTAAATCTACCCCGCCTCCGGACTTGGGCAAGTTTATCCCGAAGGGTAAATTTACCCCATCTCCGGACTTGGGCAAGTTTGTCCCGAAGGGTAAATTTACCACACCTCCAGACTCGGACAAGTTTGTCCCGAAGGGTAAATTTACCCTGACCCGATGGGTAAATTTACCCCACCTCCGGACTTGGGAAAGTTTGTTCCGAAGGGTAAGGCTACCCCACCTCCGGACTTGGGCAAGTTTGTCCCGATGGGTAAACCTACCCCGTCTCCGGACATGGGCAAGTTTGTCCCGAAGGGTTAATCTACCCCACCTCCGTACTTGGGCAAGTTTGTCCCGAAGGGTAAATCTACCCCACCTCCGGACTTGGGCAAGTTTGTCCCGAAGGGTAAATCTACCCCACCTCCAGACTCGGGCAAGTTTGTCCCGAATGGTAAATCTTCCCCACCTCCAGACTCGGGCAAGTTTGTCCCGAAGGGTAAATCTACACAACCTCCAGGCTCGGGCAAGTTTGTCCCAAAGGGTAAATTTACGTTGTCGCGAAGGGTAAATTTACCCCAACTCCGGACTATTTGGCAAGTTTATCCCGAAGGGTAAATTTACAACACCTCCAGACTTGGGCATGTTTGTCCCGAAAGGTAAATTTACCCCACCTCCAGACTTAAGCAAGTTAGTCCCGAAGGGTAAATTAACCCCACCTCCAGACTTAAGCAAGTTTGTCCCGAAGGTTAAATTTACCCCACCTCCAGATTTGGGCAAGTTTATTCCGAAGGGTAAATTGACCCCACCTCCAGACTCGGGCAAGTTTATCCCCAAGGGTAAATTTACCCCACCTCCAGACTTGTGCAAGTTTGTCCCCAAAGGTAAATTTACCCCACCTCCAGACTCGGGCAAGTTTATCCCGAAGGGTAAATTTACCCCACCTCCGAACTTGGGCAAGTTTGTCCCGAAGGGTAAAATTACCCCACCTCAGGACTTGGGCAAGTTTGTCCCGAAGGGTAAATTTACCCCACCTCCGGACTTGGGCAAGTTTGTCCCGAAGGGTAAATCTACCCCACCTCCGGACTTGGGCAAGTTTGTCCCGAAGGGTAAATCTACCCCACCTCCGGACTTGTTCAAGTTTGTCCCGAAGGGTAAATCTACCCCACCTCCAGACTCGGGCAAGTTTGTCCCGAATTGTAAATCTTCCCCACCTCCAGACTCGGGCAAGTTTGTCCCGAAGGGTAAATCTACACAACCTCCAGGCTCGGGCAAGTTTGTCCCAAAGGGTAAATTTACGCTGTCGCGAAGGGTAAATTTACCCCAACTCCGGACTATTGGGCATGTTTATCCCGAAGGGTAAATTTACAACACCTCCAGACTTGGGCATGTTTGTCCCGAAAGGTAAATTTACCCCACCTCCAGACTTAAGCAAGTTAGTCCCGAAGTGTAAATTTACCCCACCTCAAGACTTAAGCAAGTTTGTCCCGAAGGTGAAATCTACCCCCACCTCCGGACACGGGTATGTTTGTCCCGAAGGGTAAATTTACCCCACCTCCAGACGTAAGCAAGTTTGTCCCGAAGGGTAAATTTACCCTGACCCGAAGGGTAAATTTACCCCACCTCCGGACTTGGGCAAGTTTGTCCCGAAGGGTAAATCTACCCCACCTCCGGACTTGGGCAAGTTTGTCCCGAAGGGTAAATCTACCCCACCTCCGGACTTGTTCAAGTTTGTCCCGAAGGGTAAATCTACCCCAACTCCGGACTTGGGCAAGTTTGTCCCGAAGGGTAAATCTACCCCACCTCCAGACTCTGGCAAGTTTGTCCCGAATGGTAAATCTACCCCACCTCCAGACTCGGGCAAGTTTGTCCCGAATGGTAAATCTACCCCACCTCCAGACTCGGGCAAGTTTGTCCCGAAGGGTAAATTCACCCTGTCCCGAAGGGTAAATTTACCCCAAGTCCGGACTTGGGCAAGTTTATCCCGAAGGGTAAATCTACCCCGCCTTCGGACTTGGGCAAGTTTATCCCGAAGGGTAAATTTACCCCATCTCCGGACTCGGGCAAGTTTGTCCCGAAGGTTGAATTTACCCCACCTCCAGACTCGGACAAGTTTGTCCCGAATGGTAAATTTACCCCGACCCGAAGGGTAAATTTACCCCACCTCCGGACTTGGGCAAGTTTATCCCGAAGGGTAAATTTACCCCATCTCCGGACTCGGGCAAGTTTGTCCCGAAGGTTAAATTTACCCCACCTCCGGACTTGGGCAAGTTTGTCCCGAAGGGTAAATCTACCCCACCTCCGGACTTGGGCAAGTTTATCCCGAAGGGTAAATCTACCCCACCTCCAGACTCGGGCAAGTTTGTCCCTAAGGGTAAATTTACGCTGTCGCGAAGGGTAAATTTACCCCAACTCCGGACTTGGGCAAGTTTATCCCAAAGGGTAAATCTACCCCGCCTCCGGACTTGGGCAAGTTTATCCCGAAGGGTAAATTTACCCCATCTCCGGACTCGGGCAAGTTTGTCCCGAAGGGTAAATTTACCCCACCTCCAGACTCGGACAAGTTTGTCCCGAAGGGTAAATTTACCCTGACCCGATGGGTAAATTTACCCCACCTCCGGACTTGGGAAAGTTTGTCCCGAAGGGTAAGTCTACCCCACCTCCGGACTTGGGCAAGTTTGTCCCGATGGGTAAACCTACCCCGTCTCCGGACATGGGCAAGTTTGTCCCGAAGGGTTAATCTACCCCACCTCCGGACTTGGGCAAGTTTGTCCCGAAGGGTAAATCTACCCCACCTCCGGACTTGGGCAAGTTTGTCCCGAAGGGTTAATCTACCCCACCTCCGGACTTGGGCAAGTTTGTCCCGAAGGGTAAATCTACCCCACCTCTAGACTCGGGCAAGTTTGTCCCGAAGGGTAAATCTACACAACCTCCAGGCTCGGGCAAGTTTGTCCCAAAGGGTAAATTTACGCTGTCGCGAAGGGTAAATTTACCCCAACTCCGGACTATTGGGCAAGTTTATCCCGAAGGGTAAATTTACAACACCTCCAGACTTGGGCATGTTTGTCCCGAAAGGTAAATTTACCCCACCTCCAGACTTAAGCAAGTTAGTCCCGAAGGGAAAATTTACCCCACCTCCAGACTTAAGCAAGTTTGTCCCGAAGGATAAATTTACCCCACCTCCAGATTTGGGCAAGTTTATTCCGAAGGGTAAATTTACCCCACCTCCAGACTCGGGCAAGTTTATCCCCAAGGGTAAATTTACCCCACCTTCAGACTTGTGCAAATTTGTCCCCAAAGGTAAATTTACCCCACCTCCAGACTCGGGCAAGTTTATCCCGAAGGGTAAATTTACCCCAACTCCAGACTTAAGCAAGTTTGTCCCGAAGGGTATATTTACCCCACCTCCAGATTTGTGCAAATTTGTCCCCAAAGGTAAATTTACCCCACCTCCAGACTCGGGCAAGTTTATCCCGAAGGGTAAATTTACCCCAACTCCAGACTTAAGCAAGTTTGTCCCGAAGGGTATATTTACCCCACCTCCAGACTTAAGCAAGTTTGTCCCGAAAGGTAAATTTATCCCACCTCCGAACTTGGGCAAGTTTGTCCCGAAGGGTAAAATTACCCCACCTCAGGACTTGGGCAAGTTTGTCCCGAAGGGTAAATTTACCCCACCTCCGGACTTGGGCAAGTTTGTCCCGAAGGGTAAATCTACCCCACCTCCGGACTTGGGCAAGTTTGTCCCGAAGGTGAAATCTACCCCCACCTCCGGACACGGGTATGTTTGTCCCGAAGGGTAAATTTACCCCACCTCCAGACGTAAGCAAGTTTGTCCCGAAGGGTAAATTTACCCTGACCCGAAGGGTAAATTTACCCCACCTCCGGACTTGGGCAAGTTTGTCCCGAAGGGTAAATCTACCCCACCTCCGGACTTGGGCAAGTTTGTCCCGAAGGGTAAATCTACCCCACCTCCGGACTTGGGCAAGTTTGTCCCGAAGGGTAAATCTACCCTACCTCCGGACTTGGGCAAGTTTGTCCCAAAGGGTTAATCTACCCCACCTCCGGACTTCGGCAAGTTTGTCCCGAAGGGTAAATCTACCCTACCTCCGGACTTGGGCAAGTTTGTCCCGAAGGGTAAATCTACCCCACCTCCAGACTCGGGCAAATTTGTCCCGAAGGGTAAATCTACCCCACCTCCAGACTCGGGCAAGGTTGTCCCGAATGGTAAATCTACCCCACCCCAGACTCGGGCAAGTTTGTCCCGTAGGGTAAATTTACCCTGTCCCGAAGGGTAAATTTACCCCAACTCCGGACTTGGGCAGGTTTATCCCGAAGGGTAAATCTACCCCAACTCCGGACTTGGGCAAGTTTGTCCCGAAGGGTAAATTTACCCCGCCTCTGGACTCGGTCAAGTTTGTCGCGAAGGGTAAATTTACCCCGCCTCCGGACTTGGGCAAGTTTGTCCCGAAGGGTAAATCTACCCCACCTCCGGACTTGGGCAATTTTGTCCCGAAGGTGAATTCTACCCCACCTCCAGACTCGGGCAAGTTTGTCCCGAAGGGTAAATTTACCCCACCTCCAGATTTAAGCAAGTTTGTCCCGAAGGGTAAATTCACCCTGACCAGAAGGGTAAATTTACCCCACCTCCGGACTTGGGCAAGTTTGTCCCGAAGGGTAAATCTACCCCACCTCCGGACTTGGGCAAGTTTATCCTGAAGGGTAAATCTACCCCACCTCCGGACTTGGGCAAGTTTGTCCCGAAGGGTTAATCTAACCCACCTCCGGACTTGGGCAAGTTTGTCCCGAAGGGTAAATCTACCCTACCTCCGGACTTTGGCAAGTTTGTCCCGAAGGGTAAATCTACCCCACCTCAAGACTCGGGCAAGTTTGTCCCGAATGGTAAATCTACCCCACCTCCAGACTCGGGCAATGTTGTCCCGAATGGTAAATCTACCCCACCTCCAGACTCGGGCAAGTTTGTCCCGAAGGGTAAATTTACCCTGTCCCAAAGGGTAAATCTACCCCAACTCCGGACTTGGGCAAGTTTATCCCGAAGGGTAAATCTACCCCGCCTCCGGACTTGGGCAAGTTTGTCCCGAAGGGTAAATCTACCCCACCTCCGGACTTGGGCAAGTTTGTCCCGAAGGGTAAATCTACCCCACCTCCAGACTTGGGCAAGTTTTTCCCGAAGGGTAAATTTACCCCACCTCCAGACTTGGGGACGTTTTTCCTGAAGGGTAAATTTACCCCATCTCCGGACTCGGTCAATATTGTCGCGAAGGGTaaatttaccccccccccccctccggaCTTGGGCAAGTTTGTCCCGAAGGGTCAATCTACCCCACCTCCGGACTTGGGCAAGTTTGTCCCGAAGGTGAATTCTACCCCACCTCCAGACTCGGGCAAGTTTGTCCCGAAGGGTAAATTTACCCCACCTCCAGATTTAAGCAAGTTTGTCCCGAAGGGTAAATTTACCCTGACCCGAAGGGTAAATTTACCTCACCTCCGGACTTGGGCAAGTTTGTCCCGAAGGGTAAATCTACCCCACCTCCGGACTTGGGCAAGTTTGTCCCGAAGGGTAAATCTACCCCACCTCCGGATTTGGGCAAGTTTTTCCCGAAGGGTAAATTTACCCCACCTCCAGACTTGGGCAAGTTTGTCCCGAAGGGTAAATCTACCCCACCTCCGGACTTGGGCAAGTTTGTCCCGAAGGTTAAATTTACCCCACCTCAAGACTCGGGCAAGTTTGTCCCGAATGGTAAATCTACCCCACCTCCAGACTCGGGCAAGTTTGTCGCGAATGGTAAATCTACCCCACCTCCAGACTCGGGCAAGTTTGTCCCGAAGGGTAAATTTACCCTGTCCCGAAGGGTAAATCTACCCCAACTCCGGACTATTGGGCAAGTTTTTCCCGAAGGGTAAATTTACCCCACCTCCAGACTTGGGGACGTTTTTCCCGAAGGGTAAATTTACTCCACCTCCAGACTTAAGCACGTTTTACCCGAAGGGTAAATTTACCCCACCTCCAGACTTAAGCACGTTTATCCCGAAGGGTAATTTTACCCCACCTTCAGACTTACGCACGTTTATCCCGAAGGGTAAATTTACCCCACCTCTAGACATGGGCAAGTTTATCCCGAAGGGTAAATTTACCCCAATTGGTATTtgcatttatatgcatatatttgcTTATTGGGTTATTTGGTAAATTCACTCCCGATGGTAAATCTCTTGTCCTAAAAACACAACAAGATACTTTAAGGTAAAGTACTATTAAGTCCTCTTGGAAACAGCCATTTTTGGCGATCAGATTCGGATAACGCCTTACTTTGTTCATAATGTCTTTAaagcatttcattgaaaattaacTGATCAAAGAGACATAAACAGCTTTTCACAAATTGCCAATTTCTACAATCCTTGTTTAAGTAAATGACAACGAACTAATTGCTTGCGATCTTTTATATCTGACATTGCATGGACCAAGAACTTGTTAACGAATAAGTCAGTGATTTATGTTAACATAAAGCACAACATGAAATACATACATGCCTTGCATTTAGATATACTTTTGATTGACACTAGAACACTTTCCATAAGACTCTTACAAGAAAAGCAATTGTGCTACCAACTTTGGTATGCTGTAAagctttgaaaaaaagaaagaaaacttttccacattattttttaaaatgaagaaacTTATCATTTTCAATTCTACCACCACATTCTgacacaaacataaaataagaaTTCGTCAAGATAAAAAAGGATATGGGAGAAAGTTTGGGTATTTTTCATACTCTGGTGAACTTAAAATAATCATTACCTTAATCTTGAAGTGGACAATGCTGCATGTAGTTTAGAAGTTCAACATAAGAgcaaaaatatcaatgaaagtATTCATCCTTATCTAGTTTAAGAAATTACGTGTAGCTATACA
This genomic stretch from Mya arenaria isolate MELC-2E11 chromosome 10, ASM2691426v1 harbors:
- the LOC128204756 gene encoding nascent polypeptide-associated complex subunit alpha, muscle-specific form-like: MTPVRKYTLVSTMLKQRSISRNVKSHVAPGYDVSRRVNLPLPPDLGQFVPKGKSTPPPDSGKFVPNGKSTPPPDSGKFVPNGKSTPPPDSGKFVPKGTFTLSRRGKFTPPPDLGKFIPKGKFTPSPDSGKFVPKVKFTPPPDLGKFVPKGKSTPPPDLGKFDPKVKSTPPPDSGKFVPKGKFTPPPDLSKFVPKGKFTLTRRGKFTTTPDLGKFIPKGKSTPPPDLGKFIPKGRFTPSPDSGKFVPKGKFTPPPDSDKFVPKGKFTLSPDLGKFVPKGKSTPPPDSGKFVPNGKSTPPPDSGKFVPNGKSTPPPDSGKFVPKGKFTLSRRGKFTPPPDLGKFIPKGKFTPSPDSGKFVPKVKFTPPPDLGKFVPKGKSTPPPDLGKFIPKGKSTPPPDSGKFVPNGKSTPPPDSGKFVPNGKSTPPPDSGKFVPKGKFTLSRRGKSTPPPDLGKFVPKGKSTPPPDSGKFVPNGKSSPPPDSGKFVPKGKSTQPPGSGKFVPKDLGMFVPKGKFTPPPDLSKLVPKGKLTPPPDLSKFVPKVKFTPPPDLGKFIPKGKLTPPPDSGKFIPKGKFTPPPDLCKFVPKGKFTPPPDSGKFIPKGKFTPPPNLGKFVPKGKITPPQDLGKFVPKGKFTPPPDLGKFVPKGKSTPPPDLGKFVPKGKSTPPPDLFKFVPKGKSTPPPDSGKFVPNCKSSPPPDSGKFVPKGKSTQPPGSGKFVPKGKFTLSRRGKFTPPPDLGKFVPKGKSTPPPDLGKFVPKGKSTPPPDLFKFVPKGKSTPTPDLGKFVPKGKSTPPPDSGKFVPNGKSTPPPDSGKFVPNGKSTPPPDSGKFVPKGKFTLSRRGKFTPPPDLGKFIPKGKFTPSPDSGKFVPKVKFTPPPDLGKFVPKGKSTPPPDLGKFIPKGKSTPPPDSGKFVPKDLGMFVPKGKFTPPPDLSKLVPKGKFTPPPDLSKFVPKDKFTPPPDLGKFIPKGKFTPPPDSGKFIPKGKFTPPSDLCKFVPKGKFTPPPDSGKFIPKGKFTPTPDLSKFVPKGIFTPPPDLCKFVPKGKFTPPPDSGKFIPKGKFTPTPDLSKFVPKGIFTPPPDLSKFVPKGKFIPPPNLGKFVPKGKITPPQDLGKFVPKGKFTPPPDLGKFVPKGKSTPPPDLGKFVPKVKSTPTSGHGFIPKGKSTPTPDLGKFVPKGKFTPPLDSVKFVAKGKFTPPPDLGKFVPKGKSTPPPDLGNFVPKVNSTPPPDSGKFVPKGKFTPPPDLSKFVPKGKFTLTRRGKSTPTPDLGKFIPKGKSTPPPDLGKFVPKGKSTPPPDLGKFVPKGKSTPPPDLGKFFPKGKFTPPPDLGTFFLKGKFTPSPDSGKFTSPPDLGKFVPKGKSTPPPDLGKFVPKGKSTPPPDLGKFFPKGKFTPPPDLGKFVPKGKSTPPPDLGKFVPKVKFTPPQDSGKFVPNGKSTPPPDSGKFVANGKSTPPPDSGKFVPKGKFTLSRRVNLPQLRTIGQVFPEG